One Mustela nigripes isolate SB6536 chromosome 5, MUSNIG.SB6536, whole genome shotgun sequence DNA segment encodes these proteins:
- the POLR1C gene encoding DNA-directed RNA polymerases I and III subunit RPAC1 isoform X2: protein MAAAQAVQEMRTRVVLGEFGVRNVHTTDFPGNYSGYDDAWDQNRFEKNFRVDVVHLDENSLEFDMVGIDAAIANAFRRILLAEVPTMAVEKVLVYNNTSIVQDEILAHRLGLIPIHADPRLFEYRNQGDEEGTEIDTLQFRLQVRCTRNPHAAKDSSDPNELYVNHKGKDHAKFSPVATASYRLLPDITLLEPVEGEAAEELSRCFSPGVIEVQEVQGKKVARVANPRLDTFSREVFRNEKLKKLVRLARVRDHYIFSVESTGVLPPEVLVSEAIKVLMGKCRRFLDELDAVQMD, encoded by the exons ATGGCGGCCGCCCAGGCGGTGCAAGAAATGCGGACCCGCGTGGTTCTGGGGGAGTTCGGGGTTCGCAAT GTTCATACCACCGACTTCCCCGGTAACTATTCGGGCTATGATGATGCCTGGGACCAAAACCGCTTCGAGAAG AACTTCCGTGTGGATGTGGTGCACCTGGATGAAAACTCATTGGAGTTCGACATGGTGGGAATTGATGCAGCCATTGCCAATGCTTTTCGACGTATTTTATTAGCTGAG GTGCCAACCATGGCTGTGGAAAAGGTCCTCGTGTACAACAACACATCCATTGTCCAGGATGAGATCCTTGCTCATCGCTTGGGGCTCATTCCTATTCATGCCGATCCCCGTCTTTTTGAGTATCGGAACCAAG GAGATGAAGAAGGCACAGAGATAGATACTCTGCAGTTTCGTCTTCAGGTCAGGTGCACGCGGAATCCCCATGCCGCTAAAGATTCCTCTGATCCCAACGAACTCTATGTGAACCACAAAG GCAAAGATCATGCCAAGTTTTCACCTGTGGCGACAGCCAGTTATAGGCTCCTGCCCGACATCACCCTGCTTGAGCCTGTGGAAGGGGAGGCAGCGGAGGAGCTGAGCCGGTGCTTCTCACCTGGGGTCATTGAAGTGCAGGAGGTCCAAG GTAAGAAGGTGGCCAGAGTTGCCAATCCCCGGCTAGATACCTTCAGCAGGGAAGTGTTCCGGAATGAGAAGCTGAAGAAGCTCGTCCGACTTGCTCGGGTTCGCGACCACTACATCT tCTCTGTCGAGTCAACAGGGGTGTTGCCACCGGAGGTGCTAGTGAGTGAAGCCATCAAGGTACTGATGGGGAAGTGCCGACGGTTCTTGGATGAACTGGACGCAGTTCAGATGGACTGA
- the POLR1C gene encoding DNA-directed RNA polymerases I and III subunit RPAC1 isoform X1, with product MAAAQAVQEMRTRVVLGEFGVRNVHTTDFPGNYSGYDDAWDQNRFEKNFRVDVVHLDENSLEFDMVGIDAAIANAFRRILLAEVPTMAVEKVLVYNNTSIVQDEILAHRLGLIPIHADPRLFEYRNQGDEEGTEIDTLQFRLQVRCTRNPHAAKDSSDPNELYVNHKVYTRHMTWVPLGNQADLFPEGTIRPVHDDILIAQLRPGQEIDLLMHCVKGIGKDHAKFSPVATASYRLLPDITLLEPVEGEAAEELSRCFSPGVIEVQEVQGKKVARVANPRLDTFSREVFRNEKLKKLVRLARVRDHYIFSVESTGVLPPEVLVSEAIKVLMGKCRRFLDELDAVQMD from the exons ATGGCGGCCGCCCAGGCGGTGCAAGAAATGCGGACCCGCGTGGTTCTGGGGGAGTTCGGGGTTCGCAAT GTTCATACCACCGACTTCCCCGGTAACTATTCGGGCTATGATGATGCCTGGGACCAAAACCGCTTCGAGAAG AACTTCCGTGTGGATGTGGTGCACCTGGATGAAAACTCATTGGAGTTCGACATGGTGGGAATTGATGCAGCCATTGCCAATGCTTTTCGACGTATTTTATTAGCTGAG GTGCCAACCATGGCTGTGGAAAAGGTCCTCGTGTACAACAACACATCCATTGTCCAGGATGAGATCCTTGCTCATCGCTTGGGGCTCATTCCTATTCATGCCGATCCCCGTCTTTTTGAGTATCGGAACCAAG GAGATGAAGAAGGCACAGAGATAGATACTCTGCAGTTTCGTCTTCAGGTCAGGTGCACGCGGAATCCCCATGCCGCTAAAGATTCCTCTGATCCCAACGAACTCTATGTGAACCACAAAG TGTACACCAGGCACATGACATGGGTGCCCCTGGGGAATCAGGCTGACCTCTTCCCAGAGGGCACTATCAGGCCTGTGCATGATGATATTCTCATTGCCCAACTGCGGCCTGGCCAGGAGATTGACCTACTCATGCACTGTGTCAAGGGCATTG GCAAAGATCATGCCAAGTTTTCACCTGTGGCGACAGCCAGTTATAGGCTCCTGCCCGACATCACCCTGCTTGAGCCTGTGGAAGGGGAGGCAGCGGAGGAGCTGAGCCGGTGCTTCTCACCTGGGGTCATTGAAGTGCAGGAGGTCCAAG GTAAGAAGGTGGCCAGAGTTGCCAATCCCCGGCTAGATACCTTCAGCAGGGAAGTGTTCCGGAATGAGAAGCTGAAGAAGCTCGTCCGACTTGCTCGGGTTCGCGACCACTACATCT tCTCTGTCGAGTCAACAGGGGTGTTGCCACCGGAGGTGCTAGTGAGTGAAGCCATCAAGGTACTGATGGGGAAGTGCCGACGGTTCTTGGATGAACTGGACGCAGTTCAGATGGACTGA